A genomic region of Streptomyces sp. R33 contains the following coding sequences:
- a CDS encoding zinc ribbon domain-containing protein, with the protein MPRYEFRCRTCDDTFEVSRPMAESSAPADCPAGHADTVKLLSAVAVGGTSSAPAPVGGGGCCGGGGCC; encoded by the coding sequence ATGCCTCGTTACGAATTCCGCTGCCGGACCTGCGACGACACCTTTGAGGTCAGCCGCCCCATGGCCGAGTCGTCCGCTCCCGCCGACTGCCCGGCCGGGCACGCCGACACCGTCAAGCTGCTGTCCGCCGTCGCCGTGGGCGGGACCAGCAGCGCCCCCGCACCCGTCGGCGGCGGGGGCTGCTGCGGTGGCGGGGGCTGCTGCTGA
- a CDS encoding DUF4383 domain-containing protein: MVRRIAHPVNARLDEHLPSDHKLSKVYRVGAGLTGLLLVAFGILGLIDQIGFFDTGGDRVLALNTNGALSVLSICIGLLLFVGMVIGGNFASTLNIVLGLAFIASGFVNLALLDTGLNFLAFKIQNVLFSFVVGVMLMWFGMYGRVGSALPHDNPYWRARNPQQAAREDRARAAALHGL, from the coding sequence CTGGTGCGGCGCATCGCGCATCCCGTCAATGCCCGGCTGGACGAGCACCTGCCCTCCGACCACAAGCTGAGCAAGGTGTACCGGGTGGGCGCGGGCCTGACGGGTCTGCTGCTGGTCGCTTTCGGGATCCTCGGGCTCATCGACCAGATCGGGTTCTTCGACACCGGCGGCGACCGGGTGCTCGCGCTGAACACCAACGGCGCGCTGAGCGTCCTGTCGATCTGCATCGGGCTGCTGCTCTTCGTCGGGATGGTGATCGGCGGGAACTTCGCCTCGACCCTCAACATCGTGCTGGGGCTGGCCTTCATCGCCAGCGGGTTCGTGAACCTGGCCCTGCTGGACACCGGCCTGAACTTCCTGGCCTTCAAGATCCAGAACGTGCTGTTCAGCTTCGTCGTCGGCGTGATGCTGATGTGGTTCGGGATGTACGGGCGGGTGGGCAGCGCCCTCCCGCACGACAATCCGTACTGGCGCGCCCGCAATCCCCAGCAGGCCGCACGCGAGGACCGGGCCCGCGCCGCCGCCCTTCACGGGCTCTGA
- a CDS encoding helix-turn-helix domain-containing protein, protein MPRPDAPDHVLARRRRIGEQIRATRLARNLTQEAVALRVGMERPNYVRIEQGQASPLLDTLILIADAIGVPLADLVRE, encoded by the coding sequence GTGCCCCGCCCCGACGCCCCCGATCACGTTCTTGCCCGCCGGCGGCGCATCGGCGAACAGATCCGAGCCACCCGCCTCGCACGCAACCTGACGCAAGAAGCGGTGGCGTTACGGGTCGGCATGGAACGGCCGAACTACGTCCGCATCGAGCAGGGCCAGGCCTCACCGCTCCTCGACACGCTCATCCTGATCGCCGACGCGATCGGCGTACCCCTCGCGGACCTGGTCAGGGAATAG
- a CDS encoding GntR family transcriptional regulator codes for MALPKYDQIATDLRGRIVRGELEPGATLPSERELTERWAVSRSTVVKALDVLRQEGLVETRQGTGSTVRERVQLARTAGERYATALATGHIYTAGEHAEIVAAESVPAPEDVAAGLGISVGDQVVRRDRVTYEGERPVAMSSSWFTAEVAEQAPRLLARERVREGTTRYVEMQTGRAPHTGRDWWTARLATDAELEQLRLEGPAAVSEVRHVAYDADGLPLAYEVGVNPSGRWARTEEYSMGA; via the coding sequence ATGGCCTTGCCCAAGTACGACCAGATCGCAACCGACCTCCGAGGCCGCATCGTCCGCGGCGAACTCGAGCCCGGAGCCACGCTCCCATCCGAGCGCGAGCTCACCGAGCGCTGGGCCGTATCCCGTTCCACCGTGGTGAAGGCGCTCGATGTGCTGCGCCAGGAAGGCCTCGTGGAGACGCGTCAGGGCACCGGATCCACCGTCCGCGAGCGAGTCCAGCTCGCCCGGACCGCCGGCGAGCGCTACGCGACCGCGCTGGCCACCGGGCACATCTACACGGCCGGTGAGCACGCCGAGATCGTTGCCGCCGAGAGCGTCCCGGCCCCCGAGGACGTCGCCGCGGGGCTCGGCATCAGCGTGGGCGATCAGGTGGTGCGCCGCGACCGGGTGACGTACGAGGGTGAGCGGCCCGTCGCCATGTCGAGCAGCTGGTTCACGGCCGAGGTTGCGGAGCAGGCGCCGCGGCTGCTGGCGCGGGAGCGCGTACGGGAGGGGACGACTCGGTACGTCGAGATGCAGACCGGTCGGGCGCCTCACACGGGCCGGGACTGGTGGACGGCGCGTCTCGCCACGGACGCGGAGTTGGAGCAGTTGCGACTGGAGGGCCCGGCCGCCGTGTCCGAGGTGCGGCATGTCGCCTACGACGCTGACGGGCTGCCGTTGGCGTACGAGGTGGGCGTGAATCCGTCGGGCCGCTGGGCGCGCACCGAGGAGTACTCGATGGGTGCATGA